A section of the Pseudophryne corroboree isolate aPseCor3 chromosome 11, aPseCor3.hap2, whole genome shotgun sequence genome encodes:
- the LOC134969862 gene encoding keratin, type I cytoskeletal 9-like isoform X2: MKTLLCIVLLSALLPPAENSHHDQERVLHKDQGHEMMDSSGGKPDEKHGLRKPRSLEQLSGLANIFGSSSGGQKNMLSGLAQTLGLSGSGAGKKGLLGGLKDQLSGLTQGAAGLLGSGGGKKGLLGGLKDQLSGLTQGAAGLLGSGGGKKGLLGGLKNQLSGLTQGAGLSGSGGGKRGLLGGLKDQFSGQTQNFGSSSGGRQKKSGLSHRSGSFSQGLKTEGSRRTGRYGSSQDGMQGGGFNSYGRDDMGDSY; encoded by the exons ATGAAGACACTGCTCTGCATTGTGCTGCTCTCTGCGCTGTTACCCCCAGCTGAAAATAGTCATCATGATCAGGAGCGTGTGCTGCACAAGGATCAAG GTCATGAAATGATGGACTCCAGTGGTGGAAAGCCAGATGAAAAGCATGGCCTTAGAAAGCCGAGGTCGTTAGAACAGTTATCTGGCCTAGCCAATATTTTTGGATCATCATCAGGTGGACAGAAGAATATGCTTTCTGGCTTAGCCCAAACACTTGGCTTATCAGGATCTGGGGCTGGTAAGAAAGGCTTGTTAGGAGGACTAAAAGATCAGTTATCTGGACTAACACAGGGGGCTGCTGGCTTATTAGGATCCGGGGGTGGTAAGAAAGGCTTGTTAGGAGGACTAAAAGATCAGTTATCTGGACTAACACAGGGGGCTGCTGGTTTATTAGGATCCGGGGGTGGTAAGAAAGGCTTGTTAGGGGGACTGAAAAATCAATTATCTGGACTAACACAGGGGGCTGGCTTATCAGGATCTGGGGGTGGTAAGAGAGGCTTGTTAGGGGGACTAAAAGATCAGTTCTCCGGACAAACACAGAACTTTGGCTCATCATCGGGAGGACGACAAAAGAAGAGTGGACTGAGCCATAGGTCTGGATCTTTCAGCCAGGGCTTAAAGACAGAAGGGTCGCGAAGAACTGGAAGATATGGCTCTTCTCAGGATGGGATGCAAGGCGGAGGATTTAACAG
- the LOC134969862 gene encoding keratin, type I cytoskeletal 9-like isoform X1, producing the protein MVSSSLRSKSILHADRPPAWYRMKTLLCIVLLSALLPPAENSHHDQERVLHKDQGHEMMDSSGGKPDEKHGLRKPRSLEQLSGLANIFGSSSGGQKNMLSGLAQTLGLSGSGAGKKGLLGGLKDQLSGLTQGAAGLLGSGGGKKGLLGGLKDQLSGLTQGAAGLLGSGGGKKGLLGGLKNQLSGLTQGAGLSGSGGGKRGLLGGLKDQFSGQTQNFGSSSGGRQKKSGLSHRSGSFSQGLKTEGSRRTGRYGSSQDGMQGGGFNSYGRDDMGDSY; encoded by the exons atggtgtccagtagcctaagaagcaaatccatcctgcacgcag ATAGACCCCCAGCCTGGTATAGGATGAAGACACTGCTCTGCATTGTGCTGCTCTCTGCGCTGTTACCCCCAGCTGAAAATAGTCATCATGATCAGGAGCGTGTGCTGCACAAGGATCAAG GTCATGAAATGATGGACTCCAGTGGTGGAAAGCCAGATGAAAAGCATGGCCTTAGAAAGCCGAGGTCGTTAGAACAGTTATCTGGCCTAGCCAATATTTTTGGATCATCATCAGGTGGACAGAAGAATATGCTTTCTGGCTTAGCCCAAACACTTGGCTTATCAGGATCTGGGGCTGGTAAGAAAGGCTTGTTAGGAGGACTAAAAGATCAGTTATCTGGACTAACACAGGGGGCTGCTGGCTTATTAGGATCCGGGGGTGGTAAGAAAGGCTTGTTAGGAGGACTAAAAGATCAGTTATCTGGACTAACACAGGGGGCTGCTGGTTTATTAGGATCCGGGGGTGGTAAGAAAGGCTTGTTAGGGGGACTGAAAAATCAATTATCTGGACTAACACAGGGGGCTGGCTTATCAGGATCTGGGGGTGGTAAGAGAGGCTTGTTAGGGGGACTAAAAGATCAGTTCTCCGGACAAACACAGAACTTTGGCTCATCATCGGGAGGACGACAAAAGAAGAGTGGACTGAGCCATAGGTCTGGATCTTTCAGCCAGGGCTTAAAGACAGAAGGGTCGCGAAGAACTGGAAGATATGGCTCTTCTCAGGATGGGATGCAAGGCGGAGGATTTAACAG